The following coding sequences are from one Neurospora crassa OR74A linkage group I, whole genome shotgun sequence window:
- a CDS encoding citrate lyase beta subunit has product MATSSVLRRALLYVPASSQKFMTKSLSLASDNITYDLEDSVTPANKQTARTQLRDHLSSLSDKPASIGELAVRINAVSTPYALDDLTTLASAPNLDAIVIPKVNSASDLSFVTDVIRHAAPQRHSSNPTASPLKLLALIESARAVMDLRSICAASPYLSGLIFAAEDFALDLSITRTPGLAEFLYARSAIVTAARAFDLPSSIDLVCTSYKGPEGVKQLEEECQNGKEMGFNGKQCIHPSQVEVTQRMFAPAEAEVEWYVRILVADAQASAAGRGAWTLDGKMIDAPVVGKARAVVAKAAKCGMDIENIKAKWKDQKPE; this is encoded by the exons ATGGCTACCTCTTCCGTCCTCCGTCGGGCGCTCCTATATG TTCCTGCGTCTTCTCAGAAGTTCATGACCAAGTCACTCTCCTTGGCTAGTGATAATATCACCTATGACCTTGAGGACTCGGTGACTCCAGCAAACAAGCAGACCGCTCGCACACAATTGCGCGACCACCTGTCCTCACTTTCGGACAAGCCGGCCTCCATTGGAGAGCTTGCTGTACGCATCAATGCTGTCTCGACGCCCTATGCGCTTGATGATCTGACCACTCTCGCAAGCGCCCCAAACCTTGACGCCATTGTCATCCCAAAGGTCAACAGTGCTAGTGATCTGTCCTTCGTTACAGATGTCATTCGCCATGCTGCACCACAGCGACATTCTTCTAACCCCACGGCAAGCCCTCTCAAGCTACTTGCCTTGATTGAATCGGCCCGAGCAGTCATGGATTTGCGCTCGATATGTGCTGCGTCACCGTATCTGAGTGGTCTGATCTTTGCTGCTGAGGATTTTGCGTTGGACCTGTCTATTACGCGAACGCCAGGTTTGGCCGAGTTTTTGTACGCCAGAAGTGCTATTGTAACTGCTGCCAGAGCATTCGATCTCCCTAGCTCCATTGACCTTGTTTGTACCTCATACAAGGGTCCAGAGGGGGTAAAGCAGCTAGAGGAGGAGTGTCAAAACGGCAAGGAGATGGGCTTCAACGGAAAGC AGTGTATCCACCCCAGTCAGGTCGAAGTGACTCAGCGAATGTTTGCTCCAGCAGAGGCCGAGGTTGAGTGGTACGTTCGTATCCTCGTTGCCGATGCTCAGGCCTCTGCAGCTGGTCGAGGTGCTTGGACCTTGGACGGAAAGATGATTGATGCTCCTGTGGTTGGAAAGGCTCGGGCGGTAGTCGCCAAAGCCGCAAAATGTGGAATGGATATCGAAAACATTAAAGCAAAGTGGAAAGATCAAAAGCCGGAGTGA